From one Lotus japonicus ecotype B-129 chromosome 3, LjGifu_v1.2 genomic stretch:
- the LOC130743703 gene encoding scopoletin 8-hydroxylase-like: CLYIFREAALEYLKLSSKLVKQLVEILVGKLGVELDDSKIESLLGMKMVNMNYYPECPNPELTVGVGRHSDMGTITVLLQDGIGGLYVKVEEDNDAENGEWLEIPPIPGALVINIGDTLQILSNGKYKSAEHRVRTTSTQSRVSVPVFTVPLASERIGPLPEVVKKDGLARYKEVVWQDYMNNFFGNAHAGKKSLDFVKINSAKLE; this comes from the exons tgtttatacattttcagggaaGCTGCACTTGAGTATTTGAAGTTGTCATCCAAGTTGGTTAAACAGCTTGTGGAAATCTTGGTAGGTAAGCTCGGAGTCGAACTTGATGACTCAAAAATTGAGTCCCTTCTTGGTATGAAGATGGTGAATATGAACTACTACCCAGAGTGCCCGAATCCAGAACTAACAGTGGGTGTAGGGCGCCACTCAGACATGGGAACCATCACAGTGCTACTCCAAGATGGCATTGGTGGCTTATATGTCAAAGTAGAAGAAGACAATGATGCTGAAAATGGAGAGTGGCTTGAAATTCCACCAATCCCTGGAGCTCTAGTCATCAATATTGGTGATACTTTGCAG ATACTGAGCAATGGGAAGTACAAGAGTGCTGAACACCGAGTAAGGACAACAAGCACACAATCCAGAGTATCAGTTCCTGTGTTCACTGTGCCTCTAGCTTCAGAGAGGATTGGACCATTGCCAGAGGTGGTGAAGAAAGATGGCTTGGCACGTTATAAGGAAGTTGTGTGGCAGGATTACATGAACAACTTTTTTGGGAATGCTCATGCTGGAAAGAAGTCTCTTGATTTCGTAAAAATCAACTCTGCCAAACTAGAATGA